The genomic interval ACTCTTCCTCAAAGTATGAAACAATGGCCTCTGCGCCTGCACTGTTGACTTTGCACTCCCTAGTCAGGTATCTCTTTATTTCTTCCCTAGGCTTTCCACTTGAAATCCACTGGAACATTTTCTCCCTGAATTCTCCGATACGTATAGCCAAATCATAGCTAAGAGGCAACATCTCGCTAAACCATGCGGGAATAGTTGGCTTCTGGTCAAATGCGGGCTTCACATAAGCAGTCATGCCGTCGCTCTTCACGAATTCGTAAACTTTTCCTCCCAATACAAACCTGTCTCCTGGCACGAGTCTTTCTAGGAACTCTTCCTCGATGTTGCCAACATACTTCTTGTCAAGTGTTAGGACTTTTACGCTTACCTCGTCTGGTATTGTACCAATATTCAGTGTGTAGATTACTCTCGCATATTTGCCTCTTCTCCCGAAGACCTTCTCGAAAGGGTCATACCATATCTTTCCATAGACCTTGTATTCCTCTAGTTCTCCATAGCTACCTGAAAGAAACTTTAAAGTGTTCTCGAAATCCTCCCAGGAGAGGTCATGGAAGGAATAACTCCTTCTCACTATTTTGAAAGCGTCTTCAGCATTCATCTTTCTCTCGATAGCCATGCCCACTATGTGCTGTGCTAGAACATCTAGGGGGTTCCTTGGAATATGGACTTTGTCTAAGTGATGCCTATAAGCTTCCCTAATCATTACCGCTACCTCAACTAGGTCGTCCCTGTCCACACATACCATTATACCCTTGCTTGTCTCGTGTAGCCTGTGACCGCTCCTGCCTACCCGTTGGAGGCATCTCGTGACCGATTTTGGGGAGCCTACCTGTACAACCACGTCTATGTATCCAATGTCTATGCCGAGCTCCAAACTGGTACTGCTGACAATTGCCTTGAGTTCTCCCTTTTTCAGCTTCTCTTCTACGTCCATTCTTACTCCACGGCTTAGGGAGCTGTGATGTGTAGCAATCGAATCCTCGGGGATGTCTCCTTTTTTCTTTGCGAGCATCTTGAGGTGGAAAACTACTCTTTCGCTACCGCTTCGTGTGTTTGTAAAGATGAGCGTTGTCCTGTGTTTCTTTACAATGTCGTATAAGGTCTCATACATCTTGCTCGTCACCTCCTGTGCAGGAGTATAAATAAGGTCGCTTACAGGGGAGACGACATGTATGCTCTTTCGCTTTGAGTACCTAGCGTCAACAATGAGGCATGGTCTTGGGGAACCGTCTTCGTTGTATCCAACAAGGAACTTTGCAATCTCGTCCAGGGGATTAATCGTTGCAGAGAGTCCTATCCTAATAAAATCTCTGCCCGTGAGTTCCCTTAATCTCTCGAGAGAGAGTGACAGATGGGCTCCACGTTTGCTCTCAGCAAGGCTGTGTATCTCGTCTACAATCACCCATTTTACAGTTCTAAGCTTCTCGCGGAACTTTGGCGCAACAAGAATGATTGCAAGTGTCTCGGGCGTTGTTATGAGTATATGCGGTGTCTTTCTAAGCATGTTTTGTCTCTGGGAACTAGGGGTATCACCCGTCCTGACGACATGTCTTATCTCTGGTATCTCCTTGCCTCTCTTCTGTGCTATTTCTCTGATTTCCCTGAGAGGCTCTTCTAGGTTACGATAAATATCATTGTTGAGTGCTCTAAGCGGAGACACGTATAGCACGTAGACTGTGTTGTCGAGTTCTCCCTTCTCAGCCATGTTGAAGAGCTCGCTGAGAGCGATAAGAAAGGCCGTCAGCGTTTTGCCTGTTCCCGTGGGGCTAGATACGAGGACATTTTCGCCGTTGTGAATAGGTATAAGTGCATAGCGTTGCGGTGGAGTAAGGTCTCTAAACTTTGATGCAAACCACTCGGCTACAAGCGGATTTAGGATTTTGAGTACTTCCTCCTTGGTGTATTCCCTTTCAGCTACCCTTATAGCCTCCTCCATAAACAATACTGGTTAGCCACCTATATCCACGTAAATTAACTTTTTTCAAGTCCTCTTTTCCTCTCCTCTAAAAGTACACTTAGGGACTCTGCCGCCTCCTCTAGATGATACAGGACATCTTCCAGGAACTCCGCGAGGACTTGGTCTGCATCAGCAACGTCTCTAAGCAAATCGATGGCAAAATCTACACTACTTAGGGCACGCTCAATCTTTTCGTTTAGTTCCTTACTCATAGAAACATTTAACACATAACAAGTTTTTATTGGTAACCATGAAAATTCGAGAAATTGCTGAAAAGCTTTTCCTAGAGCTGGGACAACAAGACATTGTAGCTGGAAGCAGAGAAGAGAGAGAATCGCTCGAAAAAATAAGGGGAATATTTGAGGAGCTACAGCTCCCGGTAGAGACTTACAGTTTTCAATGTTCGAGTTGGCGAGAAAAGCGTGTTTCGCTACATCTTCATGACCATGAATTAAAAGCTGTAGCGATGCCTAACTCTCCGTCTGGAAGTATCGAAGCAAAGGCCGTATACATTGGCGAGCGGATTCTTAGAGAAGAATTCCGGGGACTTGATCTCTCTGGAAAGATAGCAGTAGTCAAGATGTATAGAAAAATAGATGAAATCTCGTGGCAATACCTGAGAGCAGTTGAGAGAGGTGCAGAAGCAGTTATATTTGTTGACCCCTACCCAGACAGAAGAAGGAGAATAGTCATAGTTCCAAGCGTTGACTATACGTTCTCTGTTGGGAGCCCTCCACCAGTCCCGGTAGCATCTGTTTCCCTGGAGGATGGTCTAAAGCTAGTCCAAGCCGCAAACAGGGGCGAAAAAATCATCCTAGAAATAGAGACAGATGCAGACAACTCTGCAACGACGGGGGTAGTAGTGGCTGGAGACCTTGAGGGCCCTATCTTTACGGCACACATTGATAAGTGGCTCAGCGGCTTTACAGACAATGTTCTCGGCCTAGGCATTGTATTGGCACTTGCAGAAAAATATAGGGAAAATGCAGGACTCATAGTATTCGGGTCTGAGGAATACGGGGCACCAGGCTACTCGCCGTGGTACTGGATATGGGGTTCACGGTCTTTCGTTTCTAGACTCGACGAAAGAGATAGGTTAAGCGAGCTAGGTCTAATAATAAATTTTGACACGCTGGGCGGACAAAACATATCCCTGTCAGCTTCTGGAGTAGATCTTCTCTCGGGTCTCAGAAAAATGTTGGGCGACTCATACCGCTACACGCCAGACCAAGTAATCTTTGACAGTTTTAGTTTCACTATGCATGGCCATCCTGCCCTAACAATCCATACCTTCGAGGACACTCTCCCT from Thermofilum adornatum carries:
- a CDS encoding ATP-dependent helicase; the encoded protein is MEEAIRVAEREYTKEEVLKILNPLVAEWFASKFRDLTPPQRYALIPIHNGENVLVSSPTGTGKTLTAFLIALSELFNMAEKGELDNTVYVLYVSPLRALNNDIYRNLEEPLREIREIAQKRGKEIPEIRHVVRTGDTPSSQRQNMLRKTPHILITTPETLAIILVAPKFREKLRTVKWVIVDEIHSLAESKRGAHLSLSLERLRELTGRDFIRIGLSATINPLDEIAKFLVGYNEDGSPRPCLIVDARYSKRKSIHVVSPVSDLIYTPAQEVTSKMYETLYDIVKKHRTTLIFTNTRSGSERVVFHLKMLAKKKGDIPEDSIATHHSSLSRGVRMDVEEKLKKGELKAIVSSTSLELGIDIGYIDVVVQVGSPKSVTRCLQRVGRSGHRLHETSKGIMVCVDRDDLVEVAVMIREAYRHHLDKVHIPRNPLDVLAQHIVGMAIERKMNAEDAFKIVRRSYSFHDLSWEDFENTLKFLSGSYGELEEYKVYGKIWYDPFEKVFGRRGKYARVIYTLNIGTIPDEVSVKVLTLDKKYVGNIEEEFLERLVPGDRFVLGGKVYEFVKSDGMTAYVKPAFDQKPTIPAWFSEMLPLSYDLAIRIGEFREKMFQWISSGKPREEIKRYLTRECKVNSAGAEAIVSYFEEEYLVLKSLGSKKFPSHRVILTEKYRDEAGRIHHVFHTLYGRRTNDALSHALAYLASRKANSNIGLAIHDNGFALIYPPGINIDVSLRDIRPEELEDYLKKSIFNTELMKRRFRHVATRGLMILRNYKGHEISVEKQQLNASTLLRVIKKWEDFPILKETYREILEDYMDIQHAREVLEKIHKGEIEIVDVGLLDTPTPFAYNIVLEGLSDIVLMEDKRALIARFHEELMKKIRKMSLKASTT
- a CDS encoding M28 family peptidase, translated to MKIREIAEKLFLELGQQDIVAGSREERESLEKIRGIFEELQLPVETYSFQCSSWREKRVSLHLHDHELKAVAMPNSPSGSIEAKAVYIGERILREEFRGLDLSGKIAVVKMYRKIDEISWQYLRAVERGAEAVIFVDPYPDRRRRIVIVPSVDYTFSVGSPPPVPVASVSLEDGLKLVQAANRGEKIILEIETDADNSATTGVVVAGDLEGPIFTAHIDKWLSGFTDNVLGLGIVLALAEKYRENAGLIVFGSEEYGAPGYSPWYWIWGSRSFVSRLDERDRLSELGLIINFDTLGGQNISLSASGVDLLSGLRKMLGDSYRYTPDQVIFDSFSFTMHGHPALTIHTFEDTLPIYHTDKDVPGNVDWQKIEEAVQLAEIIATHYMKNKWKMLDYTVLIDKVKEKAMKLKDIKEASELIDFLEKIKIENEKQAHYIRRELTRPIYAGTYGEVFEDPVVSYPYLLEAVEDLLSLTQSQMDNTKGESKLKALVKTVPGWETKIYDLRILVDKNAWEELRYLTRQLATVYLAETRKVFEKVASVAL